The Pochonia chlamydosporia 170 chromosome Unknown PCv3seq00008, whole genome shotgun sequence sequence GATGGCATGCCGTTCCCACACTTCGCAAAAACGGTGAGAGTGGAACAAACTTGCAACGGTTAACTCCTCCTGACTGACcttgaggaggaaatgacCTTTCATACCGGATTCACTTGACGTAAAAATTCCCTCTGTCCGACAAAAGACCTCAACATAGGATATCTCCTATCTCCCGGGGAAGGCGGTCGACATGGAAGATCATTTCAGATTGGtgaagacatggaggggATACGTCATGGTATCGAGTTGTCTCCTACCGCCTTCGAATGCCGAAAAGTCGAGAATATATCCGGACCAGGCCGTAACCAGCTCGGATATAGCCAACGCGACGGCTGCAGTGCAAGAAACAAAGCCAGAGAATGGCCAACGGCCGCCCGTACCAGATTATTGGCACCACGAACGATCGCAGGACTTGTCGCCAGCAATGGACTTTCAATATGATATCAGTCCTCTTTATACACCCAACTCGTCTCACTTGGCCGTTCCCAGGTAGTTAATGGAAGAGGAAGTACAGAAACCGTGGACTAACGTCTAGCAGCGATTACTTCCTCCAAACCGACGACCCAAACGCGCCGCCGACGGTAGAAGACGAAACTGTTCGTTCACCCGATTCGCTACATGTTCCGGTACCTGCGTGGCTACAAAATAGCCAAGATTGGGAATACACTTCTCGAATAAGCTCTGAAGAACCGGCATCGGGCAACAGTCCTGCAATTTATTCTACCGACACTTGCTCTGCGCCAGTGACGCCTTATTATAGCAGCGAGCATCCTACCGGACAGGCTCGACTGGGGCCAAGTCCCGTACCTCCTGCTGACCATCGCTTGAGCCTTCCTGACCCTCCGCGTCTTGAACTCCCTCCGAAACGAAAAATGGCCAACGGTGAAATGGACGGGGCGGATGGAATTGGGGTGGGAGAACTTGCTGCGTAGGGCTGATGGGAGGGACTGGCAGGACAATCTGTAACAAGATAAGTCACACTTCGCTGGGCCACTACTGCTCTCTCAttctttctgcttctcttttcttttccagCGAATTCACAAATGTCCAAGGAATATGATACCGAACACGACTCCAGTTTTCACATGATACACGCCTCGTTTAGCATTTGCAATCTTAGCATAGGGGGTATACGAGTCTAAGCATGATTAATATAGAATATAACTGTAATTTTATGAGAAGCAGAGGAAATGTCCAATCGACTACATAGAAGTGTAAATCGCTAATTCGCTGCCATGCAGGATCTTCAGTATTCTAGAAGATCATGATTCTGAGTTCTGATGCCAACTTCTGACACCAACAGGGCAAGGCGGGGCAGAGAAGCAGCTCAACAAGTGCAACTTGGGTGGGCATAGCAAAGTACCTAGGCTGAATGGCTCAGAACGACGGAGAATGCTCCGACATCAATTGGGGATAAAATCTGTGGAGATTGGGGATAGTTTCTGTCGATCTTGGAGGAGCGGGAGTCTATCGAATTGTGGGTGCAAGTTGAGTCTCCAAATCCGACCAGCCGAAAGATCGGTACTGGATAAGATCCCCGAAACTAACAAAACGATGGTTGTATACGGATGTTGGAAGTTTCCAATGCTTAATTGTTTTGCCTTTACCGTCGGACTTGAGTCCTACTTGTAGTCCTAGCGACATGATGGTATTGAGGTGAGAAGGACTCAAACCCTGGCGTCATTTGCATCCCGTATTATGCCGAGCTGCTCAACACGATAAGTACGAAATACTACCAAACGTCGTTGAAGTCCTATTGTATACGAATTAGGTCCTCTGTCTGAGCGGCAGTGGATAACCGTCCTGTTTGAGTCCTGGGTTTAAAGGACTTGACAGCTCTCCACTAATGCCAAGATGTAACCAATTTGCATTCTTCCTGTATGGAGGACATTGGCAGCGATTTGTGGAGGTGAATCAAGGTGTCCTGGCCCGGAAGCCAGCCGCGTGAACTTTACCTGCGACACTGCTCTGAACGTCTCACAGCCTCACAACCATTCATTTTTCTCAATTCACCGTCGCAACCAATAAGTCCTTTGCCAAGTCCCAGGGGCAGCAGTTTCACTCTAGCCTTACATTCGCATCAGGCAGCTCTTGCGCCTCATTGCTTGAACTCTGCACATGGCGCTCGCATTCGGAGCCGGCTCGTGAATCAATGCTGCTTACGTGCGGATGGCATTCACGGCAGCCAAAGCAACCTTAATTTATTAGTGCCCGTTGGGCTTGGCGGGTTGAAACCTTGTTCAGCCATGCCGCGAGACATACGATGCTGTATGTAAGTCTACACCGTCGTTCAATGGGTTGACAGAGTATAAATACGGACCACAGTCCTCTACATGTCGTGGAATCAGGATCAGAAGCATCAACAAAACTCAAGTTAGCATCCTTTTTGAACTGCAAACTCTTCCCCCACTTCAAGCAACATCCGCAATCATCATGCCCCCCAGCATCGAAGCCCCTCCATCTctgtacatcaacatccatacCACGGATGCGGCAGCCGCCGAAAAGTTCTTTAAGGGCCTTGGATTTAATTTCATCTCAGAGTTCTCGGACACGAAGTCCAGGGCCTTTCGTCTCCCAGAGCCAAATGCAAATGTTGGCGTCATGATCCATATGCACGAGCGCTTCAAGGAATTCATTCGACCAAACACGGTCATCACTGATGCGCACAAGGAAACTGAATGCTTGTTCAGCATCAGCCtcgaaaagaaggaagatgtGGATGCGTGGATCAACAAAGtcgttgagcttggtggAACTGCCGACCCGTTTACAATGAAGGATTATGGCGCGGAGTGTAACATGTATTCACGCAGCTTTACGGATTTGGATGGCCATATCTGGGAGGTTCTTGCTCTTACTAAGTAAGAGTGAGATGTGGTCGGGATTGAGGTGCGATGGGTTGAACGATGTGAGACTGTGTACTTCAGTTTAAATGTTCTAGGCCAAACATGATGACTACACAACGTTAGGCGAATAGATATTGTTGCTGCAAAACTTGTGTCATATGATCTCTGTATGTGACTAGATTACATATGCTTCCATTATGGACACGTTTTTTCTTGGTGCAAAATTATCTGGCTGGGAAGTTTACTATGTTGTGATGGAGGGCGGCGTATTATCGTATTCAGACTTAGCCcatgcaagatgcagattCCATGTCATCTAACTGGCAATAGGCAGGCTGCACGCCCTTTCGAATCATTTCTAAACGACTGCCTTTTATTTATAAGACCCAATTCCCCGAGTTTCTGCAGTTGTACGAGGGAACTCAACATCCAACCTCCAAGCCAAGTATTGTTCGTGCGTCACATCTCAACAGCAGAGAAACAAGGATTCGTTCTGCAAAATAAACTTCTTAAATAATACACATAtaagcagccaagatggcgaCTAAGGTTACCGACTCAACAGGTGCATTGAAAGTGGTAGTTATTGGAACAGGGCAAATGGGACGCAGCCACTTGTTGGCATACCATCGCCATCCCGGATACCAGGTCGTCGGCCTTGTGACGAAAGATCCCCCAAACTTCCGTCCAGAACTTCGTCACTACGAAGACATGACCTTGCCAGACGTGGATTCAGCTCTCGCATTACACCCGGATGTCGTGTCCATCAACACTTACCCGGACACGCACGCCGATTATGCCATCGCTGCCATGACGGCGGGTGCTCATGTATTTGTTGAAAAGCCTCTTGCTACAACAGTCGAAAGAGCTCGCCAAGTTGTCGAAACggcaaagaaaacaaacagGAAATTAGTTGTAGGATACATTCTACGCCATCATCCTAGCTGGACTCAATTCATTTCCCGCGCCCGCGACCTTGGTCCACCGTTCGTCATGCGGATGAACATAAACCAACGATCATCTGGCGACGCATGGGAGACTCACAAACGCATTATGAAGACGACAAGTCCTCTCGTTGACTGCGGCGTGCATTACGTCGATGTCATGCTACAAATTACAAATAGCCGGCCCGTGCAAGTCAGAGGTATTGGGGCAAGAGTAAGTGACGAGATCGATGCAGACCAGGTGAACTATGCCCACCTGCAGCTggtgtttgaagatggttcTGCGGGTTGGTACGAGTCTGGCTGGGGACCGATGGTATCAGAGACGGGGAATTTTATTCGCGATGTTTTTAGTCCAAATGGGTCTGTATCAATTGTCGACAATGCGACACAGGGAAAGTCCGCCGATATTGGATCGCATATGAAGACGGCAAATATTTTGCTTCACAAAGTCGGTGCAGAGCCTGAGATGTTGTCTATGGATGGAGAACCGGATCATGATGCGTTGTGTGCCTTGGAACAAGAGTACCTATACCAGGCCATCCGAGAAGACAGAGATCTGACTCAGGAAATGGATCATGCAGTTTCGTCTCTTGAGATAGTCATTGCTGCTGATGCTTCCATGAAGGAAAACCGGGCAATTGACCTATGAAGCGATGCTTTTCAGAGCACTGTCCTACGTAGAGAAGCAACACAGAATGGTTCGGCTCGGCCGGTAAAACAGGCTGAAGCTCCGTCTCGAGATAAAGCACTATCGATTGCAAAACATATAAGAATTACCCTTTTCTGCTCGCCGTGAACGAATAACTAATCATTTTCTGTAGGGCAACCAATATTCCGCAGTGCGCTCTATCCACTTACAAGGCGTAAATGACGTGGCGCTGACATATCTGGTTGACCGACGCAACGGCCAGGCATCCGTGAGCAAGCCACAGTTTAAACATCCGGTTTTTATAGCTGCCTGGTAGACTTTATCCTCCACTAGCTGTTCTGGGGCGAATTTAGTGCTCTCGGACGGATGAGTGATCGCGGACGGCCGATCAGTAATCGCCTCCGATTGATGCGAATGCGCTGTGAAACAATGTCATTTGGGTATAATCATGAAGACAAATGTCTCACTGTTGAGATTATAAATATACAGGAGCAAACTACGTAAACTCTTTTTCAAGAGAATATTTCAGCAGCAGATCTTACACCTTTAACTGACGCTTTAAGATCATACTTCATCATATCACCGTACTTACATGCAATGGCTCCTTCGACGGCCAGCACAGCACCACTTGTCTTTGTCATCGGAGGGACCGGTGCTCAAGGAATCCCAGTCATTCAGGGTCTTGTCAAGGATGACGCATACCGTGTGCGCTTCCTGACAAGGGACGTCAATTCGAGAAGATCAAAGCAGCTGCTTGCATTTGGAAACACCGAGGCCCTTGAAGGATCATTCGCAGATGAAGACATCCTCCAAAAGGGCTTTCATGGTGCAGACTATGCCTTTGTCAATATCGACGGCTTCAATACTGGTGAGAAGACAGAGATGTTCTGGGCGATTCGTGCCTACGAATTAGCGCTGGAGGAAGGAATAAAGTTCTTTGTCTACGGCAACCTCGACTACGTCTACAAGAAGAGTGGCTTCGATCCCAAATTTAGAACTGGGCACTATGACGGCAAAGGCCGCATCGCGGAATGGATCCTGCAGCAAAACAAAGATCCCCAGATTAACAAAAGAATGGGTGCCGCTATATTCACCACCGGCCCGTACATATCCATGGTTCTCGCTGTAGGCACGCCCATGTCTCCGAAGATCGAGGACGGCGTCGTGACTTGGCGAATGCCTCTGGGAGACGGTGCGGTGGCTCACGTCGACCTCGACGACTGCGGATACTACGTTCGCTGGCTATTCGATCATCAATCCAGGGCAAATGGTCTGGATCTGGAAGTGGCAATCGACTTGATCAACTACAACGATCTGGCACAAGCATTTGAAAGGGTTACAGGCCATCCCGCGAAATTCATTGACACCAGTCTCGATGAGTATTGGACTACCGGCCCCATGGGCACTGGCGCACCACCAGCTGGACATAATGCTGATCCCAAGGATTCAGGGACCATGAGCATACGTACTAATTTTACTGGGTTCTGGAACATGTGGAAATACTCTGGAGGGAACAAGGGAGTCATTCAGCGCAACTTTGAGCTACTTGATGAGATTCATCCTAATCGGATTAAGAGCGCTGAGCAATGGTTCCAGCgggaggaggaaaagagcCAAAAGCAGGGCACACCGAGTTTGTGGGAGAGGGCAACGAATCTGAGACCTGTGTTGAAGATTGCAGAAGATGGTCGAAAGGGGCGTCTGTAACTTGACTGGTGATGAGTTATGGCTCGGAGGCCGTCGAGTGTTATTTTGGGTATCTAATGTTGAaatgttgatggaggcgagTAATAGATAGACAAAGGCTCTCAGCTCAGTGAAACTTTACAACAAAGGTACAGGTACAGGTTCGCAGCAAGTGTGCCTCCATTTATGGCTGTCGTGGTGTCACTTTTTGGAATAACATTCAAGGATTATTTCACCAACGAGGATGTCCATGCGCCAGGCTACATTGAGAGGAACTAAAATGCGAGTCGATTGCCCTGCAAGTAACGCTTCAGAAGTCCTAGTACAGCAAATTGTATTAATCCGGCAAGCAGAAAGAGGCTACAAGAAAAGACCCCCAATTCATATACATAATACAGCCAGGTCCAGCTAGTTAAGAGAATATGAatacttgacatgtcaatGCCGACCAACATGGCCTGAATTCTAAGGCTTGCCACCCCTATCCCGCCGTGAAGCAGATAAATAGCAGTTCCCCGACTTGAtttccaatgttggcaatggtcTACTGTAAACAACTTTGTTCCGTTTCTTCCCCTCTCGCTCCAACAAAACTTACTGAGATGTCACCTGTGACGAGCCAAATGCGGGAGGCTCGGCGTGAAAAGGACTGCATTGCTATTACTGTAGAGCGCAAGTATTTCCACGTCAGCAACTCCTTCGTCAAGCGCAGCCTCCGTCCCTCTGAATGGCAACTCAATCCTGTACATGGAAATGTCTGTGTACCGCGCTTCGGTAATGAACGACTCCTCAACGAAGCCGCTAGTATGGAATTTATCGcaaaaaacaccaacattccAGTACCAAAACTACTTTCATGCTTTGAGGATGACAACGTTGTGTATCTTGTCACAGAGCACATCGAGGGTGTGGCTATGAGCAAACTTTCCGAAGAGCAACGTaaagtggttgaagaggagCCGGCGGGCCATTTAGAGACACTGAGGAGCCTCAAATCCGACGTTTGGGGCGGACCATCTGGAATTGTAGGTAACTTCccttgcttcaatgttggcctgTTCAAGGTGTAAGTGATGCTAATATTTACGGACCAGGTTATTCCACCTTATAGAGTCATGGTCAAAGCGTACCGGCCTCAGTGGAAGATGAAGCAAAGAGAGTCGAAAGACCTTGTGTTTTGTCATAACGACCTTTCCACGCACAACGTCATTGTTGACCCAGAGACCTTGAAGATCAGGGCCATACACAATTGGGAATATTCTGGCTTTTTCCCCAAAGAGTTTGAGGGCTTGTTCTTCCGCCGGCCAGATCCTTCAGTGGCTATCAATGGAGAAAGTAATGACGAAGAAATGATACTGCGGTTGATGAAAGATAATGAAGATAGATAAAGTGGGCTCACACACCATATACTACTGTTCTTCATGTTTCTAGACTCTAGTCCTTGCTCTAATAGAGTCACCAGTGGTTAGTTACATATTGGACACAGAATTGTAGGCAGAATGCCCTTGCATAGCCAACGTTGGTTCAGAAATTGATACATTGTTCGGCAATGATGCTCCACGTCTTGAGTTGTTTTGGGCACAAAGAAGTATGGCCTACAAAGTCTCTTTGCCAAAGAATCAGAGTGGCCGGGCTATTAGTTGGGGGCATGTCAACAGTTGCCTGCTCATGTTAACATCACAAATTAACCAGTCATCTCAGCTACGTTCTGATTAGTGCTTCCCGAGGATATACTGGAAACGGCGTAGGATTCATCACGTTTGAGATTCACGGCTATTTAGCTCCCATAGCTATTACCATATGGGATAGACATAAGTAGAAGTATGCAGGTATCAAATAGGTGCTTTTAGTGTAAGAAATTTGGGGTAGTATTTGACATGCTATCTGAAGTGTCGCGAGATTCCATGGCATCACGTTGCTACAATGTTGTTAGTGGATCAGTTCCAAAGCAACAACACGAGTGGTGGAACACGGAGCACCTACCTTTCCCACCATACgcaacaatggcatcatTGAAAGCCTTGTCAAGGTCCTTGATAATAGCAGGAGCAATTGCCTTCTCCAACGCATCCAGTTTCTCAAGCACCGCCGCTCCAAAAGTATCCGTGTCCTGCTTAAGCTGATACAAGCTCGACAGAACGACAATACCAAGCTCTCCCAGAGCAGCCTTTTGCTTCGTGACGTCCTGCAGAGTTGTCTTGACTTTCGGAGACAGGCCAATAAAGTCCAAACCGATGCTCAGAGACCCTCCAGCCCCGAATGGCGCGGAGGATTCAGTATCGTCGATAGAGGTAAGCAGTCGCTTGTGAATGTTCACGGCATCcacctgcacctgcagaGCCTGCGCGATACCCGCTGACCCAGGCTTAACAAGCTTCACATCGCTGCTCAGAGTGGCCATCAAGGTGGTAATATTGGCGATGTCATTTCTAACAGCCTGAACATTTGAGGTTTGAGCTGCAGCTGTGCAGGCCAGAGCGGCCAAGGCGTATAGGAATCTCATTGCGAAATAACGAAGTAAACGTGAAGGTTGGTGATACAAGTCTGGGAACAGATTGAGGTTGGGAATACGAAGTGGTAGCTTATACGGATGTGCGAAAGTCAGATGATGGCAAGTTCATTATTGGACTCTTCGTCACATTCACAATGTGGCCGAAACCTCGGTAGGCGCCGCAATGTTTATCATATCCTTGCTTTAATTCAGAAAACGGGCAATCCTCATATTACGAGCGGCCGAAGCAGACACAGGACCTATTCCTTGCTTTACCCCAACCCATTGCCCGCACAGACAATGCGGCATCATCGGATGATGCATCCAGCCTGAACTTGACTAGGATCATCAGGGTCGGAGCAAGCCATGATATGCATGTTACATCTGATGCGACGCCACATCAATTATTAGCCGAAGCCAGCAAGTCAACATATTCAGGAAATATTATCCAAAGCGTCAACAGTTTCATTCCTCTCAGAAACTGGATACCAAGTTCATCTCTGTTTCCATTACAACTTCATTTTTGCAAAATTGTCCAAGTCATCACAATGCGTGCAACTCTGGCAGTAACAGGACTCTTTCCGCTGTTTGTTCTTGCCCAACAGCCTGGTGCGTGCTTTATACCTGCAAGCAACTCGACTTACAACCTTTGCGGTGCTAACATTCTGTAGTCTCATCGGATGTATTCGACAAGATAACTCGGTATACGGCGTTTTCGGCGGCATCTTACGATGACAACTGCGCAAAACCACCCTTTGGGTCTCAGATTGTCAAAACGTTCAACGATGATGCAACGGATACTCAGGCTACTTTGTTCCGTGATAATACTGCTAAGGAAGTAATTATTGCTTTCAGAGGAACTTCTGCGCCCAAGGACCTCGATTCAGATCTTGCCTTTGGTCTCGTCCCGCTATCTGCTACCGGAACAAGCTGCTCTAACTGCAAAGTATGTTCATTTCATGAAGTTTGCGAGACTTTAGAACTAATAGATCACTCGTCTTCACCAGGTTCATCAAGGCTTCCAGTCCGCATTCGCCTCAATCTCTGGGGCAGTGGCCTCAGCAATTAAGTCAGAGGTGTCGTCTGGCTCACGGCTTATTGTTACTGGCCATTCTCTTGGCGGTGGCATCGCGGCCATAGCGACATCCTCATTCATCGGACAAGATATTAAAGTTGCAGAGACGTATACCTTTGGCGAGCCACGAAATGGGGATGCACAATGGGCCAAGTACATCGCTGGACAGATCCCCGACTCAAACTACTATCGCGTCACGCATTTCAATGACGGCGTGCCTCAAATTCCACCGACCTTGCTTGGCTATGTTCACCACGGGCCAGAATATTACCAGAGCAAGGACACTGGCAACACTGCCCAAACGACATTAAAGTGCAGCTTAGACTCCAAGGTATGTCAGTTCAACTTTCAGCAAGAAAAACAACCCAGAAACATGCTAACAAAACCCTTAGTCCTGTAGCGCCGGCCAAGACTTTGGGTCCAACCCTATCAATCGGTCCCATCTTACTTacagcaacaccatcgtTGGCAGCTCACTTTTtgtggctgcatgtggtgcaGTATTTCCCTGAGCTCTTTCCTATTGGTGAAAAGCTTCTTGGACATTGCAGGTTAGGGTTGTGCCAAAGGTTACAATTGTCGTTCTCCATAGTCTATCTTTAGTCCGAAATTGAAACACATGTGTTGATGAACCGCATTTCGACCGTAGCTAGATTAGCCTCCCATGTGATATGCAAGTCTTACTCTCAATCCGCACAGAAGCCTCACAACTAACTTACCGTACCCTTGTTTCCAGCGATGGGTAGGGTTGCAATGAGTTAGCACCCCTGCATTTCAACCACCATTCGGGAAGAAGATGGTAATGAGCGAATCGGCGCCAAATACGCCACACATGTGAAGATGAACTATATCGTCAGAGCGTCACTTTTGAGGTTACGTTGGGGGTTCGGATTATCGAGATATCGTCACCGAGGCTGTCACTGTTATTGAGCACTGATGAACTGGGCAGGTGACGATGTTCTGCAGGCATTTTAATTAACCGAATCAAGATTGCACCCGTTATTGTCCCTCATCACATGTGCCGATGCAACTGTGATACCGACCAGTGGCGCCCCGACAGGTAGATGGATTAGTTACTTTCAAGACATGTTGGTTGACTTCTCAGATCATGTCTTGAAACATAGCAACACTTCAACCTACCAAATATCTCTGTCTTTCACCTCTCCCACCTCACATTCTTTGCGCGAACCACAAGACTTCCAGTATCACGTCGCAATGCGgttcttcaacttcatcattcCATTCCTCGCCACGGCTGTGACCGCAAACCCGGTTCCCCGGGATgtcaacagcatcaatgcaGCTCTGGACACTATATCCAAGCAGTTGGTGACGATGAACACCACGCTCAACGGCTTCAACGGAGGCCTTCAGGGCACACTTACCGCACTGAAGATCCAAGGCCAGGCGACGGATCTCCAAAAGGCAATCCAGGCTGCTACCACTGCCGCCAAGAGCTCAGGCCCGCTTAACGACCAGGATTCTGCAACTGTCGCCTTTGGAATTACATCGCTTACTGGCAAAATTTACGatgtccttgacaacattgttGCGAAGAAGCCGgcctttgacaaggccaTTCTTGGGGTTGGATCTGCCTCGTTTCTGGTCAAGTCGGACTTGAAGGGTTTGAAGGACGCTACGGATACGTTTGGTGCTGCGTTGACTGATAAATTCGTCAAGGCGGTAAAGGACGTGTCGCCTCTTGTTATATCGGCTATTGACTTTCATTTTGAACAGGCGCAGAAAGTGTATGCTTGAAGTTAGTTGTGTGCTTCGTTGTGTAGGGATTGGTGTCGGTCTTGGGGTAGCTGGTAGCAAGTCTCAAATACACAACCATTGTTATTAGGTGTCAATCTGATATCTTTACTTGCGTTGGCCGGTGAACTTGCCTATATGATTGAAGATCCGAAGCGGAATTCTCCTTACAATAGAATTTTTGCCAAAATCGGTTCGTTTAGGAGCAACCCATCTGCTCGAGAagcgatggcgatgatatACTTGACTGGAGATCCTGTGATCAAACTTGCCTGTGGCACCAGACGTTAGATGGCGACGACTCTCCGTACTTACCCAAATTACGTAGATACGTGTTAAGTATGGTAGCTATCGGTGGCCTCCATACATAGGTTCCAATAGAACAAGTCGTACATCATTATCTTTATGTCTCGATGAGGGGCCGAATTTCCTGATGTAGCTTGGGTAGCAGATTGGTTAACCTTGCTGCTAGACGACGAGTAACGGCTTGTAAACGCCATCAGATAATGAATTTATGCCCATTGGCGAGTACATAGCGTAAATATTAATACGTATGAGCTTCGTAAGTAGTTCCTCACATTCTGACGGATCATGTATCAAGTGAAAA is a genomic window containing:
- a CDS encoding glyoxalase-like domain-containing protein; translated protein: MPRCNQFVSWPGSQPRELYLRHCSERLTASQPFIFLNSPSQPISPLPSPRGSSFTLALHSHQAALAPHCLNSAHGARIRSRLVNQCCLRADGIHGSQSNLNLLVPVGLGGLKPCSYKYGPQSSTCRGIRIRSINKTQVSILFELQTLPPLQATSAIIMPPSIEAPPSLYINIHTTDAAAAEKFFKGLGFNFISEFSDTKSRAFRLPEPNANVGVMIHMHERFKEFIRPNTVITDAHKETECLFSISLEKKEDVDAWINKVVELGGTADPFTMKDYGAECNMYSRSFTDLDGHIWEVLALTK
- a CDS encoding oxidoreductase (similar to Aspergillus flavus NRRL3357 XP_002384928.1), with product MATKVTDSTGALKVVVIGTGQMGRSHLLAYHRHPGYQVVGLVTKDPPNFRPELRHYEDMTLPDVDSALALHPDVVSINTYPDTHADYAIAAMTAGAHVFVEKPLATTVERARQVVETAKKTNRKLVVGYILRHHPSWTQFISRARDLGPPFVMRMNINQRSSGDAWETHKRIMKTTSPLVDCGVHYVDVMLQITNSRPVQVRGIGARVSDEIDADQVNYAHLQLVFEDGSAGWYESGWGPMVSETGNFIRDVFSPNGSVSIVDNATQGKSADIGSHMKTANILLHKVGAEPEMLSMDGEPDHDALCALEQEYLYQAIREDRDLTQEMDHAVSSLEIVIAADASMKENRAIDL
- a CDS encoding NmrA family protein (similar to Metarhizium acridum CQMa 102 XP_007815722.1), giving the protein MAPSTASTAPLVFVIGGTGAQGIPVIQGLVKDDAYRVRFLTRDVNSRRSKQLLAFGNTEALEGSFADEDILQKGFHGADYAFVNIDGFNTGEKTEMFWAIRAYELALEEGIKFFVYGNLDYVYKKSGFDPKFRTGHYDGKGRIAEWILQQNKDPQINKRMGAAIFTTGPYISMVLAVGTPMSPKIEDGVVTWRMPLGDGAVAHVDLDDCGYYVRWLFDHQSRANGLDLEVAIDLINYNDLAQAFERVTGHPAKFIDTSLDEYWTTGPMGTGAPPAGHNADPKDSGTMSIRTNFTGFWNMWKYSGGNKGVIQRNFELLDEIHPNRIKSAEQWFQREEEKSQKQGTPSLWERATNLRPVLKIAEDGRKGRL
- a CDS encoding phosphotransferase family protein (similar to Beauveria bassiana ARSEF 2860 XP_008597579.1), which encodes MSPVTSQMREARREKDCIAITVERKYFHVSNSFVKRSLRPSEWQLNPVHGNVCVPRFGNERLLNEAASMEFIAKNTNIPVPKLLSCFEDDNVVYLVTEHIEGVAMSKLSEEQRKVVEEEPAGHLETLRSLKSDVWGGPSGIVIPPYRVMVKAYRPQWKMKQRESKDLVFCHNDLSTHNVIVDPETLKIRAIHNWEYSGFFPKEFEGLFFRRPDPSVAINGESNDEEMILRLMKDNEDR
- a CDS encoding hydrophobic surface binding protein A domain-containing protein, which encodes MRFLYALAALACTAAAQTSNVQAVRNDIANITTLMATLSSDVKLVKPGSAGIAQALQVQVDAVNIHKRLLTSIDDTESSAPFGAGGSLSIGLDFIGLSPKVKTTLQDVTKQKAALGELGIVVLSSLYQLKQDTDTFGAAVLEKLDALEKAIAPAIIKDLDKAFNDAIVAYGGKAT
- a CDS encoding ferulic acid esterase A faeA (similar to Cordyceps militaris CM01 XP_006665631.1); translation: MRATLAVTGLFPLFVLAQQPVSSDVFDKITRYTAFSAASYDDNCAKPPFGSQIVKTFNDDATDTQATLFRDNTAKEVIIAFRGTSAPKDLDSDLAFGLVPLSATGTSCSNCKVHQGFQSAFASISGAVASAIKSEVSSGSRLIVTGHSLGGGIAAIATSSFIGQDIKVAETYTFGEPRNGDAQWAKYIAGQIPDSNYYRVTHFNDGVPQIPPTLLGYVHHGPEYYQSKDTGNTAQTTLKCSLDSKSCSAGQDFGSNPINRSHLTYSNTIVGSSLFVAACGAVFP
- a CDS encoding hydrophobic surface binding protein A domain-containing protein; translated protein: MRFFNFIIPFLATAVTANPVPRDVNSINAALDTISKQLVTMNTTLNGFNGGLQGTLTALKIQGQATDLQKAIQAATTAAKSSGPLNDQDSATVAFGITSLTGKIYDVLDNIVAKKPAFDKAILGVGSASFLVKSDLKGLKDATDTFGAALTDKFVKAVKDVSPLVISAIDFHFEQAQKVYA